The Rhodothermales bacterium genome includes the window GCGCCTCACGTGACCAGCCTACATGCAGTCTGATGTCCAGGACCTGGGGCAGAAGCCGCCGTCGATGAAAGGTCGGCAGACGTCCGGTCGCCCGGGCACCGGCGCGGACGAAAGCCGTTTCGCCGCCCAGCAATCCGTCTCCCGCGGCCTCAAACTCAGCCTGAACGGAATTGGACCCCGTGACAAATCCGGCAGGGTCTGGCGGCACGCCCACGACGGCCTGCATGAAGACCGAGCCCACCCGCTCCGTCGGCACTCGCGGGTTGTCCGCGACCTCCTCGTCCTTGTCGAGAAGGCGGTACTCCGTAGTCTTCGGCACGGAGGACACATCTTCGCGTCGCAGTCCCAGCGTCAGGTCCGGAAGCAGGCGCCCGGGCTCGACCGTAAGCGAGGCCTGCACGCGGTCCGATCGGTAGTAGTCGAAGTAGTCGCGGGCTCCCAGCATGAAACCGAGCGAGTTCTCGATCGAGGAGCGCGTCCACGACCCGGACGTAGTGCGCACTCGCTCCTCCATGGACACACGTACTTCCCAGTCCCTACGCGCCAGTCTCGCGCCCCCGCTCCACAGCGTTTGGTCCAGGCCAAAGGAGTGCTCCACCCGACCCCATGCGCGCGCAGCGCCTCCGACTGAAATCCGCAGCGCGGGACTCGCTCCGACAACCCGGTTGTACGCGATGTCGGGCAAGAACTGAAGGCTGCCAAAGCGTCGTTCCGCACGATTCTCGTCACCGGCGTTGATCTGAGCCGCCCGCCCCAACATGCCACGGGGCTGAAAGGCTTCCTCGATCGACTGGGTCGAATCAATGGAAGCCAAAGCCACCGCCTCCCGGGCCGTAAGAGGGACTACCACCGCTGGATCATTCAGGGCATCACCACTGCGCACCGCCGCTGAGTCAACCGTCACGACCTCGTCTGACGCGAAGACTGAGTCCGGAAGTGCCACGTTGACTTCGTAGTCCGAGAGTCTCGCGAATTGGCGAATCCTGAAAACCGGAAAATCGAGCAGATTCCGCACGCCGATCTTCAGGTCCATGGCCGCCCGAAAGTCTGCCGGCAGCCACTGGTCATCCTCGAAGGGCAAGTACTGCTGGCTGTACGTCACGTCGAAGAACTGGATCGGAGGCGGAAAAATGAAGGCGTCGTTCGGCTGCAAGTCCACCGACAGCATCGCGAAGTCGCGGTCAGCAACGGTGATCGAGCCTTCGAATCCGCTCGCAACCCGACGCCAGGTGCGAACGGAGATCGTGAACACGTCCCGGCCTTCCTGCTGTGTCGTGCTCTCCAGACGGAAATCGTATCGATCCAGGGCGTCCGGATGGGTCACACCCATCAGGTTGTGGCCCGCTACGTCGATGTTGTCGTCGTACAGGTTCGCCACAAACATGGCCGCCGGAAAAAACTCTTCGAACTCCAGATTCGCGGTTCTTCGGGAAGCCTTGACAACCTCACGACTACCCAGTTCGCGATCCCAGAGGAACTCCGACAACCCCTCTGCCATCGATACAATGCCGGTGTCGTTCTCTACGGTGAACCGGTTGTAGGCCTCAGCCCGGAACCGGTCGAGCCGCGCACGCCGCTCCTGCTTGCGCCGGATGACCTCTCGCATGATGGCCACTGCCGGATCTTCTGAGCTCACAACGACCTCCTGCAACTGGAAGGGCGCAGGCTCCAGGGCTATTCGGAGCGGTTCGGACGGGGCTTCCTCCAGCCGCACCTCGCGGGTCGCGAACCCGACGAATCGCACGACCAGCGTCGCCGGAAAGGACTGCAACTCAACCGAGAACCGGCCTTCCGGATTGGCCACCGTGCCCGTGTAGGTTCCGCTGATCTGAACCGTGGCCGCGCCAAGCGGAGTACCCGAGCGTGCATCAGACACCGTCCCGTCCACCAGAACCTGAGCGGAACTGGACAGAGGAATGGCGACCAGGAGCAGTAAAACCAGACGCATCATCCGAGAGGAATCGTGAAACGGAAAACGGGCTGCTCCGACAACGAACCGGCTTCGTCATTCTTGCGCATCTGGTGCACCACCCAGGCCATGCCGGCGCCCAGCGCCCAGCCCGAGAGCACGTCGGACGGGTAGTGCACGCCCAGCCAGATCCGGGAGCCCCCGACGGCCCCCGCCCAAATCACGGCAGGCACCGTCACTGCTGCGCGCTGATGGCGGAACGCCAGCGTTCCGACCACGGCCGCTGCGAGCGTGGCATGCCCGGAGGGCCAAGACCACGTATCCAGATCCCGGCCGCCCGGGAACGCAGGCCGGCGAATCACCCAGTCATGCACGGCAACCGGACGGGGTCTTCGAACCAGTCTTTTCAGGGCAACAACGGCGCCGTAGCTGCCGAGCATGGTCGCCGTCATCCGGACTGCGGTTCGGTTGTCCGCGTCACCGAGCACAACCGGTGCCCACAATGCCGGCAGCGCCCCGTAGTAAACCGGGTAGGCGGTGTAGTCGGCGCCGCCAAAAACACTCCGGGCCAACCAGCCGTCCTGCTGGTTGACCCGGAAGACAATGGTCTCATCGAGTCCCGACTGGGCCTCGGCGCCACCGGCCGAAACCAGCAGCAGAACCAGAATCAGTTGACAGGCAACGCTACGCCGTTGGCCTCTGCCACGGCCGGCACCATGCCGAGAGCCTCCTGGGCCCGCGCCTTGATCTCCGTGCGGAAGTTGTCGTTGTCCTTCAGCCACTGCTTCGCTGCGTCTCGACCCTGACCAATCTTGATGTCTCCATAAGCATACCAGGATCCCGACTTCTGGATGATGTCGTTGTCGACGCCAATATCCACGAGTTCGCCCAGGGACGAAATGCCTTCGCCGTAGACAATGTCGAACTCGGCCTGGCGGAACGGCGGCGCCACCTTGTTCTTAACGACCTTGACCCGCGTTCTGTTACCAACCACGTCCGTGCCGTCCTTGATGGCACCGATGCGGCGGATATCCATGCGCACCGAGCTGTAGAACTTGAGCGCGCGCCCACCGGTGGTGGTCTCCGGGCTGCCGAACATCACCCCGATCTTCTCGCGGATCTGGTTGATGAAAATGAGCACCGTATGCGTGCGGTTGATGGTACCCGTGAGCTTGCGCAGCGCCTGACTCATGAGTCGCGCCTGCAGACCCACGTGGCTGTCCCCCATTTCGCCTTCGATCTCCGCACGCGGCACAAGTGCAGCCACCGAGTCAATCACGATCACGTCCAGGGCACCCGAGCGCACCAGCGTATCACAGATGTTCAGGGCGTCCTCACCGGTGTCGGGCTGGGAAACAAGCAGTGAATCGAGATCGACTCCGAGCTTCTCGGCGTAGCTGGCGTCAAACGCATGCTCTGCGTCAATGAACGCACAGGTCCCGCCCAACTGCTGGGCTTCCGCGATGATGTGCGTGGCCAGCGTCGTCTTGCCGGACGACTCCGGCCCATAGATTTCCACGATGCGGCCACGCGGCACGCCGCCCGCTCCCAGCGCCGCGTCCAACGCCAGCGATCCGGTGGAAATCACATCGTGCCGAATCATCGGGGCCTCCCCGAGACGCATGATGGAGCCCTTGCCGAACGTCTTTTCGATCTGCTTCAGGGCAAGGTCCAGTGCCCGCTCCTTGGCGGGGTCCTTCGGGCGGGCGGTTTTCTTTTCGTCTGCGCTCATTCGAGTCTCTGTTGGGGGTCCGGTTCAGCCGATTCTCAGCACGAGAATACGAATATGTCCGAACATATGTTTGATCTGCGACATCCCTATGTCACATACCCCCCGCTGACATAACGCCGAGGGCCAACTTTATTTCAGCATCGTGCGCCGGAGCAGGTCCAGCACCGTCGTCGCCGTGCGCGCCTTGTTATCCACGCGCTCATGGCGGAGGACCACCTTCAGCGAGTGCGTGTGGATCGGCGTCTGAACCGCCATCCAGGCCGTTCCGACCGGTTTTTCCGGTGATCCACCGCCTGGACCCATGATGCCCGACGTAGCAATACCCACATCCGTTCCAATCACGCCGCGTACGCCCGCAGCCATCTGAATGACCACCTCACGACTCACCGCCCCTCGCGCGTCGAGCAGATCGGAATCCACACCAAGGTGCCGGGTTTTCACCTCGTTGTCGTAGGCGACCACACATCCCCGCACATATCGGGAGGCACCTGGCACATCCGTGAGCCTGGACGCCACCAGTCCGCCGGTACAGCTCTCCGCCGTGGCGACCGTCCAATCCCGTTCCACCAGCATCTGACCCACCACCTCTTCCAGAGTCTGCCCGCCTTCCCCATAAATATGCCGGCCGGCATGGCCTCTGAGGAATGCTTCGAACTCTGAAAGCAGCGCCGGATCCGGCGCCGTCAGCCGCATGCGAACCCCGTGGATGTTCGGCAGGTAGGCCAGCGAACAGCCGCGCTGAGTCCAATCCTCCAGAGGACCGATGGAATCGTGCAACTGTGACTCCGCTATCCCGGTAGTCAGCAGCGTGCGCCGCACCAGTGGTGTCAGTCCACCCGCCGAGATCAGTCGAGGGAAGACGTATTCGTCCATCAGCCCCTTCATCTCCCGGGGCACGCCCGGCAGCACCACAAGCATGGTCTCGCCATCGTGCAGCAGTCCTGGGGCCGAACCCCACTGATTCGGCAGCACCTCAAACCCGGCCGGCACCTCCGCCTGCGTACGATTGGACGCGGACATGGTCATGCCGGCTCGGTCGTAGCGGGCCTTGAGCGCATCGAACAGGTCCTGGTGAAACTCTAGCGACACCCCATAGAGGGACGCAACCGCCTCCTTTGTCACATCGTCGTGCGTGGGGCCCAGTCCGCCCGTTACGATCACCACGTCCGCCCGCTCGCTGGCAGCGCCGATTTCGGCAGTGATCACATCGCGCGAATCCCCCACCGACAGGACCCGCGAGACGTCCACGCCCAGTTCCGAAAAACGCTGACCCAGCCACGCGGCATTCGTGTTGACGACCTGCCCGATCAGCAGCTCGTCGCCAATGGAGATGACCTCGGCAATCACCCGGCCTCCAGGGCCTCGGACCACGCTACCGGATCGGCGTGCCAGGCGCGCAGGCTCTGCACGTCCACACGACTCATCCCGCCGGATGCCTCTGCACTGGCGATGAGGTCCGAAAACGTCGTGAGCGTGTGCAGGGGCACATTCGCCTCGGAAAAGGCCGCACGGGATTTTTCCAATCCGTAAGAGAAGATGGCCACCACAGCATGCACTCCTGCGCCCGCGGCCCGCAGCGCTTCCACCGCCGCAATGGAACTCATCCCCGTCGAGACCAGGTCCTCCACCAGCACGACCCCATCGCCCGTATCCAGGGGCCCTTCAATCTGGTTGCCCTTCCCGTGGCCTTTGGCCTTGGAGCGCACATAGCACATGGGCAGGTTCATCACGTCCGCCAGCCACGCCGCGTGGGGAATGCCGGCGGTTGCTGTACCGGCGATGCGGTCCGGAGCATACCCTGACGCGATATCGGCAAAGGACGCGGCGATTGCTCCCCGGAGACCGGGATGCCCGAGCGTCATGCGGTTGTCGCAGTAGACCGGAGAGTGCAGGCCCGATGCCCACGTGAACGGCGCATTCGGCTGCAGCACGACTGCTCCTATTTCAAGCAGCTTGCCCGCCAGTTCGCGGGCGTCGATCGTGGTGTCAGTCATGCGAGGTATCGAATTCCGGATTCATGGCGTACGCGAACCCGGTGGCGACGGTTACGGCGACAGTCACGTACAGCAGCAGCGTGATGCCCACCGAATTGAGGATCTGTTTGGCGTAGCTGCCCACCGCGCCGGGCAGCAGAATGGCCGCCCACAGCAGCAGAACGGCAATCAGGAAGGTGAGCTGAAAGGTGGTCTTCCACTTGGCCGATGACTTGGTCTTGATGACCCGCCCCCCACGGTTGTGCCAGATGCGGAAGAGCGTGACAAAGAGGTCCCGGCCCGCAATCAGCAGTACGGCCCACCAGGGCACCAGGTCATCGCGCAGAACACAGAGGGCTGCAAACGTGCCCAGAACCAGCACCTTGTCGGCGACCGGATCCAGGAACTGACCCAGCCGGGAGCCGACGCCGTATTTGCGGGCCATGTGCCCATCGGCCCAGTCCGAGATGGAGGCGAGAATGAACAGCGCGGCCGCCCATGCCCGGGGCGCGAACGAGTCCGAGAACAGCAGAAACAGCACCGCGGGCGTGACCAGCATGCGGAGCGTCGTAAGCGTGTTCGGTACGTGCTTCATTCGCGCGGTTGAGGGGAGTCCAAATATACCCGACTACGCGCGCCGAGGGGTCCGGACCCCGGAGCCTTGCCATTTTTTCAGACGCTGCGCGGTTTGGCAGGCCACGGCGACGGGCTGCAGGACAGGATGTCTGACAGAATGACCGAAAACCCGGAATGGCACGCCTCTTGGAGAACCGGTCTGCGACCGGCGGCCCGGCAAGGGCTCGCCCCCGAATTGACAACGCGAAAGACAGACTTTCATGAGCAAGATTATTGGTATTGACCTGGGTACGACGAACTCGGTCGTGGCCGTGATGGAAGGTGGAGAGCCCGCCGTCATCACGAACTCCGAGGGCGCGCGCACTACCCCGTCGATCGTGGCGTTCAAGAAGGACGGCGAGCGACTCGTTGGCGCGCCGGCCAAGCGCCAGGCCATCACCAACCCCACGAAGACCATCTTCTCGATCAAGCGGTTCATGGGCCGCGGCATCGACGAGGTGGACAACGAGATTGGTGAGGTCCCCTACGAAGTTGTAAAGGGTGACAACAACACGGCGCGCGTCAAAATTGACGACCGTGTCTACACGCCCCAGGAGATTTCGGCGATGGTACTCGGCAAGCTGAAGCAGACTGCCGAGGATCATCTGGGTGAGAAGGTCACCGAGGCCGTCATCACCGTGCCGGCCTACTTCAATGATGCCCAGCGAACGGCGACCAAGGAAGCAGGCGAGATTGCAGGTCTGAAGGTGCGCCGCATCATCAACGAGCCCACGGCCGCCGCACTGGCGTACGGCCTGGACAACAAGGAGCAGGACGAAATCATCGCCGTGTTCGACCTCGGCGGTGGGACCTATGATATTTCGATCCTCGAATTGGGCGATGGGGTCTTCGAAGTGAAGGCCACCAACGGCGATACGCACCTCGGTGGTGACGATTTCGACCAGCGCCTCATCGACTGGATCGCAGACGAGTTCAAGAAAGAAGAGGGCATCGACCTTCGGAAGGACGCCATGGCCCTGCAGCGCCTCAAGGAGGCTGCAGAGAAGGCCAAGGTGGAGCTCTCCTCTTCGACCGCCACGACCATCAACCTGCCGTTCATCACGGCCACGCAGGACGGTCCCAAGCACCTTACGCTGGACCTGTCCCGCTCCAAGTTTGAGCAGTTGGTCGATGACCTTGTGCAGCGCACGATTCCTCCGATGGAGAAGGCGCTGAAGGATGCCGGGCTTGCCAAGGCCCAGATTGACGAGGTGATCCTGGTCGGTGGTTCGACGCGCATTCCCAAGATTCAGGAAGTCGTCGAGCAGTTCTTCGGCAAGAAGCCCAACCGTTCGGTCAACCCGGATGAAGTGGTGGCCGTCGGCGCTGCCATCCAGGGCGGCGTGCTGTCCGGAGACGTGACCGATGTGCTCCTGCTGGACGTGACCCCACTGAACCTGGGCATCGAGACCCTGGGCGGTGTGACGACCGTGCTGATTCCGAGCAACACCACCATCCCGACCCGCAAGTCGGAAGTGTTCTCAACGGCCAGCGACAACCAG containing:
- a CDS encoding carboxypeptidase-like regulatory domain-containing protein, yielding MRLVLLLLVAIPLSSSAQVLVDGTVSDARSGTPLGAATVQISGTYTGTVANPEGRFSVELQSFPATLVVRFVGFATREVRLEEAPSEPLRIALEPAPFQLQEVVVSSEDPAVAIMREVIRRKQERRARLDRFRAEAYNRFTVENDTGIVSMAEGLSEFLWDRELGSREVVKASRRTANLEFEEFFPAAMFVANLYDDNIDVAGHNLMGVTHPDALDRYDFRLESTTQQEGRDVFTISVRTWRRVASGFEGSITVADRDFAMLSVDLQPNDAFIFPPPIQFFDVTYSQQYLPFEDDQWLPADFRAAMDLKIGVRNLLDFPVFRIRQFARLSDYEVNVALPDSVFASDEVVTVDSAAVRSGDALNDPAVVVPLTAREAVALASIDSTQSIEEAFQPRGMLGRAAQINAGDENRAERRFGSLQFLPDIAYNRVVGASPALRISVGGAARAWGRVEHSFGLDQTLWSGGARLARRDWEVRVSMEERVRTTSGSWTRSSIENSLGFMLGARDYFDYYRSDRVQASLTVEPGRLLPDLTLGLRREDVSSVPKTTEYRLLDKDEEVADNPRVPTERVGSVFMQAVVGVPPDPAGFVTGSNSVQAEFEAAGDGLLGGETAFVRAGARATGRLPTFHRRRLLPQVLDIRLHVGWSREALPQYRLWSVDGAGFGSRPGSLRSLQGRPLEGDRSALVTWEHHFRTVPFERLGWRWAVDEGLGIIAFGGHGRTWLRPENQPRNTQPRLADRWQPNLVDAWVHELGLSISGLFGMLRVDLVRRLDDPAWSWGIGAARIF
- a CDS encoding phosphatase PAP2 family protein, whose protein sequence is MARSVFGGADYTAYPVYYGALPALWAPVVLGDADNRTAVRMTATMLGSYGAVVALKRLVRRPRPVAVHDWVIRRPAFPGGRDLDTWSWPSGHATLAAAVVGTLAFRHQRAAVTVPAVIWAGAVGGSRIWLGVHYPSDVLSGWALGAGMAWVVHQMRKNDEAGSLSEQPVFRFTIPLG
- the recA gene encoding recombinase RecA: MSADEKKTARPKDPAKERALDLALKQIEKTFGKGSIMRLGEAPMIRHDVISTGSLALDAALGAGGVPRGRIVEIYGPESSGKTTLATHIIAEAQQLGGTCAFIDAEHAFDASYAEKLGVDLDSLLVSQPDTGEDALNICDTLVRSGALDVIVIDSVAALVPRAEIEGEMGDSHVGLQARLMSQALRKLTGTINRTHTVLIFINQIREKIGVMFGSPETTTGGRALKFYSSVRMDIRRIGAIKDGTDVVGNRTRVKVVKNKVAPPFRQAEFDIVYGEGISSLGELVDIGVDNDIIQKSGSWYAYGDIKIGQGRDAAKQWLKDNDNFRTEIKARAQEALGMVPAVAEANGVALPVN
- a CDS encoding competence/damage-inducible protein A; translation: MVRGPGGRVIAEVISIGDELLIGQVVNTNAAWLGQRFSELGVDVSRVLSVGDSRDVITAEIGAASERADVVIVTGGLGPTHDDVTKEAVASLYGVSLEFHQDLFDALKARYDRAGMTMSASNRTQAEVPAGFEVLPNQWGSAPGLLHDGETMLVVLPGVPREMKGLMDEYVFPRLISAGGLTPLVRRTLLTTGIAESQLHDSIGPLEDWTQRGCSLAYLPNIHGVRMRLTAPDPALLSEFEAFLRGHAGRHIYGEGGQTLEEVVGQMLVERDWTVATAESCTGGLVASRLTDVPGASRYVRGCVVAYDNEVKTRHLGVDSDLLDARGAVSREVVIQMAAGVRGVIGTDVGIATSGIMGPGGGSPEKPVGTAWMAVQTPIHTHSLKVVLRHERVDNKARTATTVLDLLRRTMLK
- a CDS encoding orotate phosphoribosyltransferase — encoded protein: MTDTTIDARELAGKLLEIGAVVLQPNAPFTWASGLHSPVYCDNRMTLGHPGLRGAIAASFADIASGYAPDRIAGTATAGIPHAAWLADVMNLPMCYVRSKAKGHGKGNQIEGPLDTGDGVVLVEDLVSTGMSSIAAVEALRAAGAGVHAVVAIFSYGLEKSRAAFSEANVPLHTLTTFSDLIASAEASGGMSRVDVQSLRAWHADPVAWSEALEAG
- the pgsA gene encoding CDP-diacylglycerol--glycerol-3-phosphate 3-phosphatidyltransferase, whose translation is MKHVPNTLTTLRMLVTPAVLFLLFSDSFAPRAWAAALFILASISDWADGHMARKYGVGSRLGQFLDPVADKVLVLGTFAALCVLRDDLVPWWAVLLIAGRDLFVTLFRIWHNRGGRVIKTKSSAKWKTTFQLTFLIAVLLLWAAILLPGAVGSYAKQILNSVGITLLLYVTVAVTVATGFAYAMNPEFDTSHD
- the dnaK gene encoding molecular chaperone DnaK produces the protein MSKIIGIDLGTTNSVVAVMEGGEPAVITNSEGARTTPSIVAFKKDGERLVGAPAKRQAITNPTKTIFSIKRFMGRGIDEVDNEIGEVPYEVVKGDNNTARVKIDDRVYTPQEISAMVLGKLKQTAEDHLGEKVTEAVITVPAYFNDAQRTATKEAGEIAGLKVRRIINEPTAAALAYGLDNKEQDEIIAVFDLGGGTYDISILELGDGVFEVKATNGDTHLGGDDFDQRLIDWIADEFKKEEGIDLRKDAMALQRLKEAAEKAKVELSSSTATTINLPFITATQDGPKHLTLDLSRSKFEQLVDDLVQRTIPPMEKALKDAGLAKAQIDEVILVGGSTRIPKIQEVVEQFFGKKPNRSVNPDEVVAVGAAIQGGVLSGDVTDVLLLDVTPLNLGIETLGGVTTVLIPSNTTIPTRKSEVFSTASDNQPSVEIHVLQGDRTMATDNRTIGRFHLDGIPPAPRGMPQVEVTFDIDANGILNVSAKDKATGKEQSIRIEASSGLTDAEIEKMRTDAKAHADEDKKKREEADKVNSADALIFSTEKNLTEYGDKLPADKKAKIEASLERLKEAHKNKDLTEIESAMQQLNEAWNEASQDLYNAQQEAATAEASGDGAAGEAPDVEAEEVKDVDFEVVDEDEK